Proteins encoded together in one Ptiloglossa arizonensis isolate GNS036 chromosome 9, iyPtiAriz1_principal, whole genome shotgun sequence window:
- the Tre1 gene encoding trapped in endoderm 1, translating into MDGSGLEGESLKHFPRPVTIAAAVCAIIFSVVGIAGNLVTVVALLKYTRLRRHATTAFVISLSISDLIFSTVNLPLTASRYLNEAWVLGDTLCKIFPLFFYGNVAVSLLSMVAITINRYILISRSDIYAQLYTTQRIILMLIVIWSLSFSLLLPPLLGIWGTLGLEPSTFSCTILKKNGTSPKKFLFVLGFIVPCVVISVSYLCIYWRVRKSRKNLEAHAGISRRKSSGFQRREDSRVTRLMLTIFLCFLLCFMPLMLVNVADDKMKIPILHVVASVLAWASSVINPFIYAGTNKLYREAYKQILCPISSKTPTTGPKPTHSHSSKISSHQAT; encoded by the exons ATGGACGGTTCCGGATTGGAAGGTGAGAGTCTGAAGCACTTTCCTCGGCCAGTGACTATCGCAGCAGCTGTTTGCGCGATAATTTTCAGCGTCGTTGGAATCGCGG GAAATTTAGTAACAGTGGTTGCGCTGTTAAAATACACAAGACTGAGACGACACGCCACCACTGCATTTGTGATAAGTCTTAGCATTTCCGACTTGATATTTTCCACGGTGAATTTGCCTCTAACTGCGAGCAGATATTTAAACGAGGCGTGGGTGCTAGGTGATACTCTTTGTAAAATATTCCCACTTTTCTTTTACGGGAACGTCGCAGTGTCATTGCTCAGCATGGTGGCGATTACTATAAATCG GTACATATTGATCTCGAGATCGGACATATACGCGCAACTGTACACCACCCAACGGATCATCCTGATGTTGATCGTGATTTGGTCGTTGAGTTTCTCTCTGTTGTTGCCACCGTTGCTCGGTATATGGGGAACACTGGGCCTGGAACCGTCCACATTCTCCTGCACCATTCTGAAGAAGAATGGTACCAGCCCGAAGAAGTTCCTCTTCGTTCTGGGATTCATTGTACCGTGCGTGGTCATTAGTGTCTCCTACCTCTGCATCTATTGGCGCGTGAGGAAGAGCAGGAAGAACCTGGAGGCACACGCGGGCATCTCCAGGAGGAAATCTAGCGGTTTTCAACGCAGGGAGGATTCAAGAGTCACCAGACTGATGCTGACGATATTCCTCTGTTTCCTTTTGTGCTTCATGCCGTTGATGCTGGTCAACGTCGCTGACGACAAGATGAAGATCCCGATTCTTCACGTGGTGGCCTCGGTGCTGGCCTGGGCCTCGTCCGTGATCAATCCTTTCATCTACGCTGGTACCAATAAACTGTACAGGGAGGCCTACAAGCAGATTTTGTGCCCGATTTCGAGCAAAACGCCGACCACCGGTCCGAAACCGACTCACTCGCACTCGAGCAAGATCTCCTCGCATCAGGCCACTTGA